A region from the Janthinobacterium agaricidamnosum genome encodes:
- the yidC gene encoding membrane protein insertase YidC, which produces MDINKRTILWIVFSVSLVILWNEWMISNGKPSMFSANTEQTAKAPVTPAKTAALPAAGATAVPGEATDPAAFKREVITITTDVIKVDIDTLGGQVKRLELLKFKGAGNPGWFGGCFGLFKWCQPDEGKQNEVLFDEGANHTYLAQSGLVGGPFPTHASGFTVQPGVRTLGDGKQVQLVMEAVEGGVKLTKTFTFKRGDYVIDVRHDVANVGAAPVTPQLYLQLTHDGNKPVGDSFFNSSFTGPTLYTPQDKYQKLTFEKIEKAAVEDEKKGNDNAMKGLHPATANGGWFAISQHFFVSAFVPPENAKRDIFTKKLGTNLYAIGNVLPLPTLAPGATASMDSKLYSGPQIAHLLENVSPGLELVKDYGWLTIIAKPIFWVMEHIHSVLGNWGWTIIAFTILIKLAFFPLSAAGYRSMAKMKLVTPKMQAIRERYKGDPQKMNQATMELYKTEKINPLGGCLPILIQMPVFIALYWVLNASVEIRGAPWIGWITDLAQHDPWCILPVLYAISMYITTKLNPAPADPMQAKMMLFMPLAFSVMFFFFPSGLVLYWVVNNVLSIGQQWVITKKYAPSTV; this is translated from the coding sequence ATGGATATCAATAAACGTACCATCCTGTGGATCGTGTTTTCCGTCTCGCTGGTAATTCTCTGGAACGAATGGATGATCTCGAACGGCAAGCCGTCGATGTTCTCCGCGAACACGGAACAAACCGCCAAGGCGCCTGTCACCCCGGCCAAGACGGCCGCCCTGCCTGCTGCCGGCGCGACCGCCGTGCCTGGCGAAGCGACCGATCCCGCCGCGTTCAAGCGCGAAGTGATTACCATCACCACCGACGTCATCAAGGTCGATATCGACACCCTGGGCGGCCAGGTCAAGCGTCTGGAATTGCTGAAGTTCAAGGGCGCGGGCAATCCGGGCTGGTTCGGCGGCTGCTTCGGCCTGTTCAAATGGTGCCAGCCTGATGAAGGCAAGCAAAACGAAGTGCTGTTCGACGAAGGCGCGAACCACACCTACCTGGCGCAATCGGGCCTGGTCGGCGGTCCTTTCCCTACCCACGCGAGCGGTTTCACCGTGCAGCCTGGCGTGCGCACCCTCGGTGACGGCAAGCAAGTGCAACTGGTGATGGAAGCGGTCGAAGGCGGCGTCAAGCTGACCAAGACGTTTACGTTCAAGCGCGGCGACTACGTCATCGACGTGCGCCACGACGTGGCCAACGTGGGCGCGGCCCCTGTCACGCCGCAGCTGTATCTGCAACTGACGCATGACGGCAACAAGCCGGTCGGCGACTCGTTCTTCAACAGCAGCTTCACGGGTCCGACCCTGTACACGCCGCAAGACAAGTACCAGAAGCTGACGTTCGAGAAAATCGAAAAAGCGGCCGTGGAAGACGAGAAGAAGGGCAACGACAACGCCATGAAAGGCCTGCATCCGGCCACGGCGAATGGCGGCTGGTTTGCGATTTCGCAACACTTCTTCGTCTCGGCTTTCGTTCCGCCTGAAAACGCCAAGCGCGACATCTTCACGAAAAAGCTCGGCACCAACCTGTACGCCATCGGCAACGTGCTGCCATTGCCTACCCTGGCGCCAGGCGCCACGGCCAGCATGGACAGCAAGCTGTACTCGGGTCCGCAAATCGCGCACCTGCTGGAAAACGTTTCGCCTGGCCTGGAACTGGTCAAGGATTACGGCTGGCTGACCATCATCGCCAAGCCGATCTTCTGGGTCATGGAACACATCCACAGCGTGCTCGGTAACTGGGGCTGGACCATCATCGCCTTCACGATCCTGATCAAGCTGGCCTTCTTCCCCCTGTCGGCCGCTGGCTACCGCAGCATGGCCAAGATGAAACTGGTCACGCCGAAGATGCAGGCGATCCGCGAGCGCTACAAAGGCGATCCGCAAAAGATGAACCAGGCCACGATGGAGCTGTACAAGACGGAAAAGATCAATCCGCTGGGCGGCTGCCTGCCGATCCTGATCCAGATGCCCGTCTTTATCGCCCTGTACTGGGTGCTGAACGCGTCCGTGGAAATCCGCGGCGCGCCATGGATCGGCTGGATCACCGACCTGGCCCAGCATGACCCATGGTGCATCCTGCCGGTGCTGTACGCGATCTCGATGTACATCACGACCAAGCTGAACCCGGCCCCGGCCGATCCGATGCAAGCGAAGATGATGTTGTTCATGCCGTTGGCATTCTCGGTGATGTTCTTCTTCTTCCCGTCGGGCCTGGTACTCTACTGGGTCGTCAACAACGTCCTGTCGATCGGCCAGCAATGGGTGATCACCAAGAAATACGCGCCGTCCACTGTGTAA
- the yidD gene encoding membrane protein insertion efficiency factor YidD, whose protein sequence is MKTLLLFLLRAYQLLISPMLGQNCRFYPSCSHYAMEALRVHGTAKGSLLAAKRLCRCHPWNEGGVDPVPPADGKQSSTTACGCNHS, encoded by the coding sequence ATGAAAACCCTGCTGCTGTTCCTGCTGCGTGCTTATCAGTTGCTGATCAGCCCCATGCTGGGACAGAATTGCCGTTTCTATCCGAGCTGTTCGCATTACGCGATGGAAGCGCTGCGCGTGCACGGTACGGCCAAGGGCAGCCTGCTGGCTGCCAAGCGCCTGTGCCGTTGCCACCCCTGGAATGAAGGGGGCGTCGACCCGGTGCCGCCGGCCGATGGCAAACAATCTTCAACGACCGCTTGCGGTTGCAACCACTCCTGA
- the rnpA gene encoding ribonuclease P protein component: protein MASCTPVGNQREGSHDFARFRRIVKTDEFSSVFRLRPSQKTAHFVLYTRHNQLPHARLGVVVAKRFAPRAATRNTIKRVTRELFRNSAMPPVDCVVRLSRAVNSKDGPATTSKLKAELREELSRLFAAQIAAQARSVAAPPPSAP, encoded by the coding sequence GTGGCTAGCTGTACTCCAGTCGGCAATCAACGCGAAGGTTCACACGACTTCGCGCGCTTTCGGCGTATCGTTAAAACGGATGAATTTTCATCCGTTTTTCGTTTGCGCCCTTCGCAAAAAACAGCGCATTTTGTGCTGTACACCCGACACAATCAATTGCCGCATGCGCGGCTGGGCGTCGTTGTGGCCAAGCGTTTCGCGCCGCGCGCGGCGACCCGCAACACGATCAAGCGCGTCACGCGCGAGCTGTTTCGCAACAGCGCGATGCCGCCGGTCGACTGCGTGGTGCGTTTGTCGCGCGCCGTCAACAGCAAGGATGGCCCGGCCACCACGAGCAAGCTCAAAGCCGAGCTGCGTGAAGAATTGAGCCGCCTGTTCGCGGCGCAAATCGCCGCCCAGGCCCGTTCTGTTGCTGCGCCACCACCATCCGCGCCATGA
- the rpmH gene encoding 50S ribosomal protein L34 → MKRTYQPSVVRRKRTHGFRARMATRGGRDVLNARRAKGRKRLAV, encoded by the coding sequence ATGAAACGTACTTACCAACCTTCCGTCGTTCGCCGCAAGCGTACGCACGGCTTCCGCGCTCGTATGGCTACCCGTGGTGGCCGTGATGTGCTCAACGCACGTCGCGCAAAGGGCCGCAAACGTCTGGCCGTCTAG